The following proteins are co-located in the Cyprinus carpio isolate SPL01 chromosome B19, ASM1834038v1, whole genome shotgun sequence genome:
- the LOC122140742 gene encoding 7-methylguanosine phosphate-specific 5'-nucleotidase-like has protein sequence MIPVLSNSSVSMRDPKRVEQILTSMRNAGASTLQVISDFDMTLTRFACNGKRCPTSHNILDNSKLISEDCKAKLKNLLDTYYPIEIDSTRSVEEKLPLMVEW, from the exons ATG atTCCTGTGTTATCAAACAGTTCAGTGAGCATGAGGGACCCCAAGAGGGTGGAGCAGATATTAACATCCATGAGAAATGCTGGAGCTAGCACACTTCAG GTAATCTCAGATTTTGATATGACTCTCACCAGGTTCGCCTGCAATGGCAAACGCTGCCCTACATCCCATA ATATTCTGGACAACAGCAAACTGATCAGTGAAGACTGCAAAGCCAAG CTAAAGAATCTTCTGGACACTTACTACCCTATAGAGATCGATTCCACACGCTCAGTGGAAGAGAAGTTACCACTCATGGTTGAATGGTGA